From a single Campylobacter concisus genomic region:
- a CDS encoding FtsW/RodA/SpoVE family cell cycle protein: MIKLDRRILTHFDFIQPFLIIPIIIISYILVSEANDILANKQLVYFGIGFASFCVAFLLPIRRIDWIIPMFYWVCIVLLLSVDLFGVSKLGAKRWLEIPFVHFTLQPSELMKPAFLLMLAYLIKQRPPEANGYGVKDFLRLSFYILLPFVLIMKEPDLGTALILLIVGYTILFVIGVNKKIWITIILAIGFLAPVLYENLHDYQKKRIHDFIAEEPSYHVKQSIIAIGSGGLKGKPKDEATQTHFKFLPIATSDFIFAYNIERFGFYGGLFLLGLYGALITHLLSLNYGLKNDYFTQVTTTGIAALIFVYVGVNVSMTIGFAPVVGVPLPFFSYGGSSFVTFMVLFGILQNLLTFRFDRTYSFIKIHF; this comes from the coding sequence TTGATAAAACTAGATCGGCGTATTTTAACACATTTTGATTTTATTCAGCCGTTTTTAATAATCCCAATCATCATAATTTCATATATCCTGGTTTCCGAGGCAAACGACATTTTAGCAAACAAACAGCTTGTGTATTTTGGCATAGGTTTTGCATCATTTTGTGTAGCATTTTTACTGCCTATTAGACGTATTGACTGGATTATTCCGATGTTTTACTGGGTCTGCATAGTGTTACTTTTAAGCGTCGATCTCTTTGGCGTTAGCAAACTAGGCGCTAAGCGCTGGCTAGAAATTCCCTTTGTTCACTTCACACTTCAGCCATCAGAGCTTATGAAGCCAGCATTTTTGCTGATGTTAGCCTATCTCATTAAACAGCGTCCTCCAGAAGCTAACGGATACGGAGTAAAAGATTTTTTAAGACTTAGTTTTTATATACTTTTACCATTTGTACTCATCATGAAAGAGCCTGATCTTGGCACTGCACTCATACTTTTGATAGTTGGCTACACCATCCTTTTTGTAATCGGCGTAAATAAGAAAATTTGGATCACCATCATCCTTGCGATAGGCTTTTTGGCGCCGGTTTTGTATGAAAATTTACATGACTATCAAAAAAAGAGGATTCACGATTTCATCGCTGAAGAGCCAAGCTATCACGTCAAACAAAGTATCATCGCCATAGGTAGCGGCGGATTAAAGGGTAAGCCAAAGGACGAAGCGACGCAGACGCACTTTAAATTTTTGCCAATCGCTACTAGCGACTTTATCTTTGCCTACAATATCGAGCGTTTTGGCTTTTATGGTGGATTGTTTCTGCTTGGGCTTTATGGAGCACTTATAACACATCTTTTAAGTTTAAATTACGGCCTAAAAAATGACTATTTTACACAAGTTACCACCACGGGGATTGCTGCACTAATCTTCGTTTATGTGGGTGTAAATGTCTCGATGACGATCGGCTTTGCGCCAGTTGTGGGCGTGCCGCTGCCGTTTTTTAGCTACGGCGGAAGCAGCTTTGTTACATTTATGGTGCTTTTTGGAATTTTGCAAAATTTGCTAACTTTTAGATTTGATAGAACCTATAGCTTTATAAAAATTCACTTCTAA
- a CDS encoding aminotransferase class V-fold PLP-dependent enzyme — protein sequence MLNIDEVRKNIILKEGLYYFDYTASGLAYKPIEDEISKFLKTYANTHSDSSSSALLTQKYYENARAELKSLLGLDDSFYLIATGQGATAAIKKFQEIVGIYISPSTRALIGEANLRKLNLPLAIIGPYEHHSVEVSLREGLCDIKRIELDENNEIDYAMLENTLKQNAKRKIIASFSAASNVTGVKTNYKKIYSLIKKYDGILALDVATLSAYENVDCRYFDALFLSPHKLLGGVGSCGLLAIKKELCKNLPTFAAGGTVKYVSRTSHIFASEVESLEEGGTPPIMQLIRANLAYKLRNEIGLNNIKAAECELGEMFCKELEKIDEVINYCPENLDRLPIFAFNVKGISPYDFAASLSSDFGIQTRAGCDCAGPYGHDLLNLKDNTIFEAKPGWVRVSIHYTHTKEDIKYLINAINSCIKKHKVG from the coding sequence TTGCTAAATATCGATGAAGTAAGAAAAAATATCATTTTAAAAGAGGGTCTTTACTATTTTGACTACACGGCTTCAGGTCTTGCTTACAAGCCCATTGAAGATGAAATTTCAAAATTTTTAAAAACCTACGCAAACACTCACTCAGATAGTAGTTCAAGCGCGTTGCTAACGCAAAAATACTATGAAAATGCAAGGGCTGAGTTAAAAAGCTTATTAGGCCTTGACGATAGTTTTTATCTTATCGCGACTGGTCAAGGAGCAACGGCTGCGATAAAGAAATTTCAGGAGATAGTGGGAATTTATATCTCACCATCTACAAGAGCTTTGATCGGTGAAGCAAATTTAAGAAAATTAAACTTGCCATTAGCGATCATTGGCCCTTATGAGCATCACTCTGTTGAAGTTAGCTTAAGAGAAGGGCTTTGTGATATAAAACGTATAGAGCTTGATGAAAATAATGAGATAGATTATGCGATGCTTGAGAATACATTAAAGCAAAATGCAAAAAGAAAGATAATAGCTAGTTTTAGCGCTGCCTCAAACGTCACTGGCGTTAAAACTAATTATAAAAAAATTTACTCGCTGATTAAAAAATATGATGGCATTTTAGCACTTGATGTGGCTACTCTTAGTGCTTATGAAAATGTTGATTGCAGATATTTTGACGCACTGTTTCTCTCACCTCACAAACTACTTGGAGGAGTTGGGAGTTGTGGGCTTTTGGCTATCAAAAAAGAGCTTTGTAAAAATTTGCCTACATTTGCAGCTGGAGGCACAGTCAAGTACGTAAGCAGGACATCGCATATTTTTGCTAGTGAAGTTGAAAGTTTAGAAGAGGGCGGTACACCGCCGATAATGCAGCTAATACGTGCAAATTTAGCCTACAAGCTAAGAAATGAAATCGGACTTAATAATATAAAAGCAGCTGAATGTGAGCTAGGCGAGATGTTTTGTAAAGAACTAGAAAAGATAGATGAGGTGATAAATTATTGTCCTGAAAATTTAGACAGATTGCCTATTTTTGCATTTAATGTAAAAGGCATTTCGCCTTATGATTTTGCTGCTAGTTTAAGTAGTGATTTTGGTATACAAACGCGTGCAGGCTGTGATTGCGCTGGGCCGTATGGACATGATCTGCTTAATTTAAAAGATAATACCATTTTTGAAGCAAAACCTGGCTGGGTACGTGTTAGCATTCACTATACGCATACAAAAGAGGATATAAAATATCTTATAAATGCCATAAATTCTTGCATCAAAAAACACAAAGTAGGGTAG
- the thiE gene encoding thiamine phosphate synthase, with protein sequence MIEIYAISDDVLMPENLALQYTKEILECGVKFFQFRSKKIPKDERLAGEIFNLCEKFGARFIVNDDILFAAHIGAKSVHLGKDDASIKEAFEILGDDAYVGVSCYDSLELAVKAKQNGASYVAFGAMFKSPTKPNAPLCKAQTISQAKEMGMNVCVIGGINSSNIASVARVKPDMIALISAIYKDGTIKKNIENLQRNLLL encoded by the coding sequence GTGATTGAAATTTACGCGATTAGCGACGATGTGTTGATGCCTGAAAATTTAGCCTTGCAATACACTAAAGAAATTTTAGAGTGTGGGGTGAAATTTTTTCAATTTCGCTCTAAAAAAATACCCAAAGACGAGAGGCTAGCTGGTGAAATTTTCAACTTATGCGAAAAATTTGGAGCCAGATTTATCGTAAATGATGATATTTTATTTGCTGCTCATATAGGGGCAAAGTCCGTGCATTTGGGAAAAGATGATGCGAGCATAAAAGAGGCGTTTGAAATTTTAGGAGATGACGCTTACGTGGGAGTTAGCTGCTATGATAGCTTGGAGCTTGCTGTTAAGGCAAAACAAAATGGTGCTAGCTATGTGGCTTTTGGAGCGATGTTTAAAAGCCCAACAAAACCAAATGCGCCACTTTGCAAGGCCCAAACCATATCACAAGCAAAAGAAATGGGAATGAATGTGTGTGTCATAGGAGGCATAAACTCTAGCAATATTGCAAGTGTCGCTAGAGTAAAGCCAGACATGATCGCCTTAATATCCGCTATCTATAAAGATGGCACGATAAAGAAAAATATAGAAAATTTACAAAGAAATTTATTGCTTTAA
- a CDS encoding hydroxymethylpyrimidine/phosphomethylpyrimidine kinase, whose product MKNILIIAGSDSVGGAGVQADIKTCEAFSCYAATAITALTAQNTNGVSNIFATNVTNLNEQIKMVDEELNIDAIKVGMLFNKELISCVGSWLEKFHKQGIKIVIDPVCVAKSGSKLLEDDAIASLKELFKFADIITPNIDEAKVLKLDSKNLPCDMILKRSTVAEICEDTLFKKNGDVLKFKEPLIKPEIMHGAGCSFASALACLLANGHTKEEAIKLAKKYVLNAIKNAITTKFGKRLLNHKVDISD is encoded by the coding sequence ATGAAAAATATATTAATCATTGCAGGAAGTGATAGTGTTGGTGGTGCTGGCGTGCAAGCTGATATTAAGACATGCGAGGCATTTTCTTGCTACGCAGCGACAGCTATTACGGCTCTTACGGCACAAAATACAAATGGCGTTAGCAATATCTTTGCTACAAATGTTACAAATCTAAATGAACAGATCAAAATGGTAGATGAAGAGCTAAACATAGATGCCATAAAGGTTGGTATGCTTTTTAATAAAGAGCTTATATCTTGCGTTGGTTCTTGGCTTGAAAAATTTCATAAGCAAGGCATTAAAATAGTAATAGACCCAGTTTGCGTAGCAAAATCAGGCTCAAAGCTTCTTGAGGATGATGCGATAGCAAGCTTAAAAGAGCTTTTTAAATTCGCAGACATTATCACGCCAAATATCGATGAAGCCAAAGTTTTGAAACTTGATAGCAAAAATTTACCTTGCGATATGATCTTAAAGCGAAGCACGGTTGCAGAAATTTGTGAAGATACTCTTTTTAAAAAAAATGGTGACGTGCTTAAATTTAAAGAGCCACTAATAAAACCAGAGATCATGCACGGGGCTGGATGTAGCTTTGCGAGTGCGCTGGCCTGCTTGCTGGCAAATGGACACACAAAAGAAGAGGCCATAAAACTAGCCAAAAAATACGTTTTAAATGCTATTAAAAATGCAATTACGACAAAATTTGGCAAACGTCTACTAAATCATAAAGTTGACATAAGTGATTGA
- a CDS encoding aminotransferase class V-fold PLP-dependent enzyme has protein sequence MVNLEHIRENIILKNGIYYFDFTASGLAYKPIEDEMAKILQTYANTHSISSSNAYKTAQIYEDSRRELKSLLGLDESFYLFTCGNGATGAIKKFQEILGIYAPPALKKRYSLKPDENSPLVVLGPYEHHSNEISFRQALCDIERIRLDKNGGIDFNHLEQILRINVGREIIATFSVASNVTGVLSDYRKIYTLIKSCGGIVAFDAASFSAYGNIDCDYFDALFLSPHKLLGGVGSCGLLAIKKILANSDEPTFAGGGTVSYVSKNYAIFVKDSEQLEEAGTPPILGLIRANLAYRLRNEIGFGTIYENESELGEYFEKRLAEIPELTCYHPNNIKRLPIFSFNVTGVSPYELAKVLSKEYGIQTRAGCSCAGPYGHDLLHLKEDALFTHKPGWVRAGLHYTHTLQDVDYLVDALKNSIKKYSSSWKVDDPFSVDKISGCMGDR, from the coding sequence TTGGTAAATTTAGAGCATATTAGAGAAAATATAATTTTAAAAAATGGTATTTATTATTTTGACTTTACAGCTTCGGGGCTAGCTTATAAACCTATCGAAGATGAGATGGCAAAAATACTCCAAACATACGCAAATACGCACTCTATCAGCTCATCAAACGCCTATAAAACTGCTCAAATTTATGAAGACTCAAGACGTGAATTAAAAAGCTTGCTAGGACTTGATGAGAGCTTTTATCTTTTTACTTGTGGCAATGGAGCTACCGGTGCGATAAAGAAATTTCAAGAAATTTTGGGAATTTATGCGCCGCCAGCATTAAAAAAAAGATATTCATTAAAGCCAGATGAAAATTCTCCGCTTGTGGTGCTTGGCCCTTATGAACATCATTCAAATGAGATAAGCTTTAGACAGGCACTTTGTGATATTGAGCGTATCAGGCTTGATAAAAATGGAGGGATCGACTTTAATCATTTGGAGCAAATTTTAAGGATAAATGTCGGTCGTGAGATCATCGCAACTTTTAGCGTGGCTTCAAATGTGACTGGGGTTTTGAGCGACTACCGCAAAATTTATACTCTTATAAAATCTTGTGGCGGCATTGTGGCATTTGATGCTGCAAGTTTTAGCGCTTATGGAAATATCGATTGTGACTATTTTGATGCTCTTTTTTTATCTCCTCATAAATTGCTTGGTGGAGTTGGAAGTTGTGGGCTTCTTGCTATAAAAAAGATACTTGCAAACTCAGATGAGCCGACATTTGCTGGTGGTGGAACGGTAAGTTATGTCAGCAAAAACTACGCTATATTTGTAAAAGATAGTGAGCAGCTAGAAGAGGCTGGTACTCCGCCTATTTTAGGACTTATAAGGGCAAATTTGGCTTATAGGCTAAGAAATGAGATAGGATTTGGGACAATATATGAAAATGAGAGCGAGCTTGGAGAGTATTTTGAGAAAAGACTAGCAGAAATTCCTGAGCTTACCTGCTATCATCCAAATAACATAAAGCGTTTGCCGATATTTTCTTTTAATGTGACTGGTGTTTCACCTTATGAATTAGCCAAAGTTTTAAGCAAAGAATATGGCATTCAAACGCGTGCAGGATGTTCTTGCGCTGGGCCATATGGACATGATTTGCTTCATTTAAAAGAAGATGCATTGTTTACCCATAAGCCAGGCTGGGTAAGGGCTGGACTCCACTATACGCATACGCTACAAGACGTAGATTATTTAGTAGATGCATTAAAAAATAGCATTAAAAAGTATTCAAGTAGTTGGAAAGTCGATGATCCTTTTAGTGTTGATAAAATTTCAGGTTGTATGGGAGATAGATGA
- a CDS encoding DUF234 domain-containing protein gives MKHLDINELIKFHLVFDEFDLKHSYYDVFEAIEAEILNNFIALMPKFYFESDANDAIKSALIKLARSDRKKFSVNKILPQSLASKVYAKLFEKNFLLLEKSREVLPKRSKNQMLKKEERGYKVEDKIHFNSHFSRFWFRFIEPNLSLLKAGKNDEILAIIKKEFDEYASLGFEILCGELMAKKFLINGIFLSSFWSRNIELDMLLNIGGKIIVGEVKYKERKACKNVLNLLLKKCEKLNIRPDIIALFSKSGFSSELLNLKDERLRLYEISDFEELLK, from the coding sequence ATGAAACACCTTGATATAAATGAACTTATTAAATTTCATCTCGTCTTTGATGAGTTTGATTTAAAGCACTCATATTATGATGTTTTTGAAGCGATCGAGGCTGAAATTTTAAACAACTTTATAGCCTTGATGCCAAAATTTTACTTCGAATCCGATGCAAACGATGCTATAAAATCTGCCCTCATAAAACTTGCACGAAGTGATAGAAAAAAATTTAGCGTAAATAAAATTTTACCTCAAAGCCTAGCTAGCAAAGTCTATGCAAAGCTTTTTGAAAAGAATTTTTTACTGCTTGAAAAAAGTAGAGAAGTACTTCCAAAAAGATCAAAAAACCAAATGTTAAAAAAAGAAGAAAGAGGCTATAAAGTTGAGGATAAAATACATTTTAATAGCCATTTTTCAAGGTTTTGGTTTAGATTTATAGAGCCAAATTTAAGCTTGCTAAAAGCTGGTAAAAATGATGAAATTTTAGCCATTATAAAAAAGGAATTTGACGAATATGCAAGCCTTGGATTTGAAATTTTATGCGGTGAGCTCATGGCAAAAAAATTTCTGATTAATGGCATATTTTTAAGTAGCTTTTGGAGCAGGAATATAGAGCTTGATATGCTATTAAATATAGGTGGCAAAATAATAGTCGGCGAGGTAAAATACAAAGAGAGGAAAGCTTGTAAAAACGTGCTAAATTTACTATTAAAAAAATGTGAAAAACTAAACATTAGGCCAGATATTATTGCTCTTTTTTCAAAGAGTGGATTTAGTAGCGAGCTTTTAAATCTAAAGGATGAAAGGCTAAGGCTTTATGAAATTAGCGATTTTGAGGAACTTTTAAAATGA
- a CDS encoding sensor histidine kinase: MNEHDIQAGLKSLIEQTYLIENEYKNLTSSYANLQNFIKDIVEILPNAIWVLDENDEIFLQNSEAVRLGKIFKEIPKKEGEINVDGQIYLFKTSSKDNKLIISATNITVEKRTERLASMGQVAAHLAHEIRNPVGSISLLASTLLKRADERTKPIVNQIQKATWRVERIIKATLLFTKGLNINAQIFDFSQLKKECEEAINFYDYSKDIKFSLEFPDGKYTGDLDLLAIVFQNILFNAIDAIEESDDDEGEIILSYEKTPSEHKFIIYDSGEPIKDKAIVFEPFKSSKLKGNGLGLHLCLQIIEAHKGSIEITLNPKTFCINLPIKEKE; the protein is encoded by the coding sequence ATGAACGAACACGATATCCAAGCTGGCTTAAAAAGCCTGATAGAGCAGACTTATCTGATAGAAAACGAATATAAAAATTTAACATCATCTTACGCAAACTTGCAAAATTTTATTAAAGATATTGTGGAAATTTTGCCAAATGCTATCTGGGTGCTAGATGAGAATGATGAGATCTTTTTACAAAACTCAGAAGCAGTAAGACTTGGTAAAATTTTTAAAGAGATACCAAAAAAAGAGGGCGAGATAAATGTAGATGGGCAAATTTATCTTTTTAAAACAAGCTCTAAAGACAATAAACTAATAATCTCTGCAACAAACATAACAGTAGAAAAACGCACCGAGCGTCTTGCATCTATGGGTCAAGTAGCAGCTCACCTAGCCCACGAGATCAGAAATCCAGTAGGCTCTATCTCGCTTTTAGCTTCAACTCTACTTAAAAGAGCTGATGAGCGCACAAAGCCTATAGTAAATCAAATACAAAAAGCTACATGGCGAGTCGAACGTATAATCAAAGCCACTCTACTTTTCACAAAAGGGCTTAATATAAATGCACAAATTTTTGACTTTTCGCAGCTTAAAAAAGAGTGCGAAGAGGCTATAAATTTTTACGACTATTCAAAGGATATTAAATTTAGTCTAGAATTTCCAGATGGCAAATATACGGGTGATCTTGATCTACTAGCCATTGTCTTTCAAAATATTTTATTTAACGCTATTGATGCCATCGAAGAGAGCGATGATGATGAGGGAGAGATCATTTTAAGCTACGAAAAAACACCGAGTGAGCATAAATTTATCATTTATGATAGTGGCGAGCCTATCAAAGATAAAGCCATAGTCTTTGAGCCGTTTAAAAGCAGCAAGCTAAAAGGAAACGGCCTTGGACTGCACCTTTGCTTGCAGATCATAGAGGCTCACAAAGGCAGTATCGAGATCACACTAAATCCAAAAACATTTTGCATAAATTTACCAATAAAGGAGAAAGAATGA
- a CDS encoding isochorismatase family protein codes for MNIQNELEAFKKSLQTLDLREISNDGAKNVAFICIDMIEAFAGSGALSSQRVAALSKGIATLFDRAWKDFGFRNFILIEDRHTSDSKEFETFLPHAMLNTNEIKTVKEIEDLSFFKEFKTFYKNSLSIAFNKEFEKFLEQNPQIDTFIVTGDCTDMCVYQCVSYLKLRANEYNKKSRVIVPFDLTQTYDIPGHNGDFYHEMFSLHMKLALGADVVKSIKF; via the coding sequence ATGAACATACAAAACGAACTTGAGGCTTTTAAAAAATCTCTTCAAACGCTTGATTTAAGAGAAATTTCAAACGATGGAGCAAAAAACGTTGCATTTATCTGTATCGATATGATAGAAGCTTTTGCTGGTAGCGGCGCACTCTCTAGTCAAAGAGTAGCTGCCTTATCAAAAGGGATCGCAACACTTTTTGATAGAGCGTGGAAAGATTTTGGCTTTAGAAATTTTATCCTTATAGAAGATAGACACACCAGTGATTCAAAAGAATTTGAGACCTTTTTACCTCACGCTATGCTCAATACAAATGAGATAAAAACTGTAAAAGAGATAGAGGATCTAAGCTTTTTTAAAGAGTTCAAGACATTTTATAAAAACTCTTTAAGCATTGCGTTTAATAAAGAATTTGAGAAATTTTTAGAGCAAAACCCACAAATTGACACTTTTATTGTTACTGGAGATTGCACTGACATGTGTGTTTATCAGTGCGTTAGTTATCTTAAGCTACGAGCCAATGAATACAATAAAAAATCAAGAGTTATCGTGCCGTTTGATCTTACGCAAACGTACGATATACCAGGACACAATGGTGACTTTTACCACGAGATGTTTTCTCTTCATATGAAGCTAGCACTTGGTGCTGATGTGGTAAAGAGTATTAAATTTTAA
- a CDS encoding DUF6882 domain-containing protein translates to MFLDKLGVDKSNWSELFSACVGKSTLLQKRAFKLMVEGSNWQVDFDSGKIYFDEHEFDMQFIGSESFSSNTWLWGYENINGFDERLLGLANKAREFGEKFGLSAFSTPQFELDENFNGHTISMILCIAFDEQNYYRIEYDGGAAYVAFRSDAVFEEPVLANELLSVVNECLSTYELDHKIFVKGLLLSCDMKFSESPNEIVSDKYELSFKFDELNRLINISSKL, encoded by the coding sequence ATGTTTTTAGATAAGCTTGGCGTAGATAAAAGTAACTGGAGTGAGCTTTTTAGCGCATGTGTTGGCAAATCGACATTACTTCAAAAACGTGCATTTAAGCTAATGGTTGAAGGTAGCAACTGGCAGGTTGATTTTGATAGTGGCAAAATTTACTTTGATGAGCACGAGTTTGACATGCAGTTTATCGGCTCTGAAAGCTTCTCGTCAAATACGTGGCTTTGGGGTTATGAAAATATAAATGGCTTTGATGAGCGGTTGCTCGGGCTTGCAAATAAAGCACGTGAGTTTGGCGAAAAATTTGGACTTAGTGCATTTAGTACGCCACAATTTGAGCTAGATGAAAATTTTAATGGTCACACGATTAGTATGATCCTTTGCATCGCTTTTGATGAGCAAAATTATTACAGGATAGAGTACGATGGTGGTGCGGCATACGTAGCGTTTAGATCAGATGCTGTCTTTGAAGAGCCAGTGCTAGCAAATGAGCTTTTGAGCGTAGTAAATGAGTGTTTAAGCACTTACGAACTAGATCATAAAATCTTTGTCAAAGGACTTTTGCTAAGCTGTGATATGAAATTTAGCGAAAGTCCTAATGAAATCGTATCGGATAAATACGAGCTTAGCTTTAAATTTGACGAGCTAAATAGGCTCATAAATATTTCAAGTAAGCTTTAA